The sequence ATAATTGCCTCTATATCCAAGGTCATAAAGAATTTCAGACATCAAAGAAATATCTGTTTCATCTAAAAAATCTGCATGCACGGTTGTTCTTACTTCAAAATCAAAATTTATCTCAAGCAGATATTTTAGTGTACTAATAAATTTTTCATATAAATTTGAGCCAGTTACGCCAGCAAATTTCTCTTTTGGTGCTTTAAAATCAAGTGCAATATAGTCAATCAACCCTTCACCTATCGCCTCTTTTAAAATCTCAATATGAGAGCCATTTGTATCGACCTTTAGGCAAAAATTTCTTGACTTAACCTCTCTTGCGAGTTTTAAAAACAAAGGATTTGCCGTGCATTCGCCACCGCTAAATACGATGCCATTTAGCTTACCTATACGGCGGTCTAAAAAGCTACAAACCTCATTCATACTTATAGTACCATTTGAGTTTACAACCTCTACGTTGTAGCAGTATACACACCGCATATTACAGCCTGCAAACCAAACTACCGCTGCCACTTTGTCTGGATAATCAAGCGTAGTAAATGGCGTTATGCTAAAGACTTTATGCAAATTTGTGGACCTTTTGAGATTTAAAAGGCACAGAAGATTGTGCCTTTTTTATTTGAGTTTTTATGTTTTTATTGGCTGCGGTAATTATCTTTTGCAGCAACTTGCGTATTCATCAAATTTAATACGCTCTTTATGCTCGCCTTTTTTACCAAGGTTAAAGCTCTCAACTGGGCGATGATAACCCATAACACGAGTATAGACTACGCATTTTGTGCGTTTGTCTTGTACTTTTTCCAAAATTTCTTTTTCTGTCATTTCCTCTCCTTATTTGGAATTGTTTTTCTCTTTTTCTATTAATTCTGCATCACAAAGTGGACAAAATTCATGCTCTCCAGCAATGTAGCCATGTTTTGAACAAACGCTAAACACAGGCGTTATCGTGATATATGGAAGCTTATAATTTGAGATTATGCTCTTTACAAGCTCCTTGCAAGCTTTAGGTGAGCTAATCCTTTCTTTCATATAAAGGTGAAATACTGTGCCGCCAGTATATGAAGTCTGAAGATCATCTTGCAAATCAAGCGCCTCATAAGCATCATCTGTAAAATTTGCTGGAAGCTGGGTTGAGTTTGTGTAGTAAATATTCTCCCCGCCACCTGCTTGGATGATGTCTGGATAGCGCTTTTTATCCTCTTTGGCAAAGCGGTATGT comes from Campylobacter concisus and encodes:
- a CDS encoding anaerobic ribonucleoside-triphosphate reductase activating protein, which produces MHKVFSITPFTTLDYPDKVAAVVWFAGCNMRCVYCYNVEVVNSNGTISMNEVCSFLDRRIGKLNGIVFSGGECTANPLFLKLAREVKSRNFCLKVDTNGSHIEILKEAIGEGLIDYIALDFKAPKEKFAGVTGSNLYEKFISTLKYLLEINFDFEVRTTVHADFLDETDISLMSEILYDLGYRGNYYLQKFLSTGENFGNLVDAKSSFDPKKIISKLPIKLRNF